A region of Silurus meridionalis isolate SWU-2019-XX chromosome 17, ASM1480568v1, whole genome shotgun sequence DNA encodes the following proteins:
- the mov10b.2 gene encoding LOW QUALITY PROTEIN: putative helicase mov-10-B.2 (The sequence of the model RefSeq protein was modified relative to this genomic sequence to represent the inferred CDS: inserted 1 base in 1 codon) — MRLSHSEIRAIGLDFIEFLHETQKFSVTQRDELQHIYNTEFRNRHGGRDPNFSSLLFVLRKNNRVRVTRSRHVYFNANVRVLKDQWWRPRDRQPSASAAILKVSRSPPSHDALQASSPPPGPEGGVRARRKLAHEIIKKLTNERSEFVSDKNGIQVSSEIEMKDGKICFSVDNAEVYEWKLFIENTGKYVVDFNYYSPLHWINCFVFEDSRKVTRTNPLTLHPGELYEVMIKFHSNHVGIYQVTVAFEFKLSMESNSRPFHIVRYIEAEFSTQLAKELAPIVPYTPFRLSRNQSDHFDVDEGERPDNLAIQHLQTEVLLLQYKCPDYINDLIDFLKAPRSHNAYLLHKKSLLESPLDFNNYTERFQLLLYLEERQMDVDIKRYEQQNVTMKKDSFNKKLLVLEVPGVSENRPSVLRGDHLLVTKAADLNSQKITKYKGYVHRVELDRLKLGFSQRFLDRFIDNMKFQVEFTVNRLTLRLQHRAVELAVQHKLKEVLFPTESNVPTQSLPHSLRLFDSKLEANLEQYTAVYNIVAGVSKPAPYLVFGPPGTGKTVTVVEAIKQVEKCLPDVHILACAPSNSAADQLCEKLLLHVDTHKVYRMYASSRNPEQVPPSLQDASNLKGDLFEFPCKEDLMTYKIVVTTVVTAGRLVTGGLPAGHFTHIFVDEAGHAVESETIIAIAGLLNAEGGQVVLAGDPRQLGPILRSPYAIKYGLGLSLLQRLMTKNPLYMRTDTGFDSNYVTKLLRNYRSHRAILKTPNEMFYDGELQPCADEYSINFYCSWEHLPKPDFPLIFHGVPGKDERESNSPSFFNTSEITVVVDYLKKLLLTQAKKNIAKISPXDIGIITPYRKQVEKLRKAILKCDKELKDCRDINLLKVGSVEEFQGQERRVIIVSTVRSSGEYLESDFFFNIGFLKNEKRFNVAVTRAKSLLIVVGNPVILSTDATWCKFIDYCTEEGGCTGFKRTSVEGTEEVVARLMALQINTEAQVETEESAIQQYVNPEWRNEQ; from the exons ATGCGTCTTTCTCACTCTGAGATCCGTGCAATCGGACTGGACTTCATCGAGTTTTTACACGAGACGCAGAAATTCAGTGTGACTCAGAGAGACGAGCTGCAGCACATCTACAACACCGAGTTTAGGAACAG ACACGGTGGCAGAGATCCCAACTTCTCCTCATTGCTTTTTGTCCTGAGGAAGAACAACAGAGTTCGTGTCACCCGGAGCCGTCACGTGTACTTTAATGCTAAC GTACGGGTGTTAAAGGACCAGTGGTGGAGACCTAGAGACAGGCAGCCAAGTGCTAGTGCTGCTATTCTTAAAGTCTCAAGATCTCCACCATCTCATGATGCTTTGCAAGCATCCTCTCCACCTCCTGGACCTGAGGGTGGTGTTAGAGCCAGAAGGAAACTGGCTCATGAGATTATAAAGAAGCTCACTAATGagag atcagAGTTTGTGTCTGATAAAAATGGAATCCAGGTCAGTTCTGAGATAGAGATGAAGGATGGGAAGATATGCTTTAGTGTGGACAATGCAGAGGTTTATGAGTGGAAGCTGTTTATTGAAAACACTGGCAAGTATGTTGTGGATTTCAACTACTACTCACCACTGCACTGGATAAACTGCTTCGTGTTTGAGGACTCCAGGAAAGTTACACGCACCAATCCACTGACCCTTCATCCTG GTGAATTGTATGAGGTCATGATAAAGTTCCACTCAAATCATGTGGGTATATACCAGGTTACGGTGGCCTTCGAGTTCAAGTTGAGCATGGAGTCAAACTCCAGGCCATTCCACATTGTGCGCTATATTGAAGCTGAGTTTAGCACACAGCTAGCTAAAGAGCTGGCACCCATCGTGCCCTACACACCCTTCAGACTAAGCAGAAACCAATCTGATCATTTTGATGTAGATGAAGGAGAGCGTCCTGACAA TCTGGCCATACAGCATCTTCAAACTGAAGTCTTATTGTTGCAGTATAAATGCCCAGACTATATCAATGACCTGATTGACTTTCTAAAAGCCCCACGTTCCCACAACGCCTATCTGTTGCATAAAAA GTCTCTACTAGAGTCTCCTCTGGATTTTAATAACTACACAGAGCGGTTCCAGCTGTTACTCTACCTGGAGGAACGTCAAATGGATGTGGACATAAAGAGATATGAACAGCAAAATGTCACTATGAAGAAGGACAGCTTCAACAAGAAACTGTTGGTGCTTGAG GTTCCAGGTGTTTCTGAAAACCGCCCATCTGTGTTAAGAGGAGATCATTTGCTGGTGACTAAGGCTGCTGACCTGAATTCACAGAAGATCACCAAATACAAAGGCTATGTGCATCGTGTGGAGCTTGATCGACTCAAACTGGGTTTCTCACAGAG GTTCTTGGACAGGTTCATAGACAACATGAAGTTTCAGGTGGAGTTCACCGTTAACCGGCTAACTCTAAGACTCCAGCATCGTGCTGTTGAGCTGGCTGTTCAGCACAAGCTTAAAGAAGTGCTGTTCCCTACAGAATCAAATGTGCCAACTCAGAGTTTACCACATTCACTGAG GCTGTTTGACAGTAAGTTGGAAGCGAACCTTGAGCAATACACTGCAGTGTACAACATTGTAGCTGGTGTATCTAAGCCGGCGCCATACCTCGTGTTTGGACCTCCTGGCACAGGAAAAACAGTTACTGTGGTAGAAGCCATTAAACAG GTGGAGAAGTGTTTGCCTGATGTGCATATCCTAGCATGTGCCCCTTCTAACAGCGCAGCAGATCAGTTGTGCGAGAAATTGCTGCTGCATGTTGACACTCACAAAGTGTACCGAATGTACGCAAGCAGCCGCAACCCCGAACAAGTGCCACCAAGTCTGCAG GATGCTAGTAATTTGAAAGGCGATCTGTTCGAGTTCCCATGTAAAGAAGATTTGATGACCTATAAGATTGTTGTCACGACTGTGGTTACAGCTGGAAG GCTAGTCACTGGTGGATTGCCTGCTGGTCATTTTACTCATATCTTTGTGGATGAAGCTGGCCATGCAGTGGAGAGCGAGACCATTATTGCCATAGCTG gtcTTTTGAATGCAGAGGGAGGGCAGGTGGTGCTGGCCGGAGATCCAAGACAGCTTGGACCGATTCTGAGGTCCCCATATGCAATCAAATATGGCCTGG GTCTGTCACTTCTGCAGAGGCTTATGACTAAAAATCCGCTCTATATGAGAACAGATACTGGATTCGACAGTAACTATGTCACCAAGCTTCTGCGCAACTATAG GTCTCACAGGGCAATCCTAAAAACTCCTAACGAGATGTTCTATGATGGAGAGCTGCAGCCATGTGCAGATGAATATAGTATCAACTTCTACTGCAGCTGGGAACACCTTCCCAAACCG GATTTCCCTCTGATTTTTCATGGTGTGCCAGGGAAGGATGAGCGCGAGTCAAACAGTCCATCTTTCTTCAACACCAGTGAGATCACCGTCGTAGTCGACTACCTAAAGAAACTGCTGCTGACACAAGCCAAGAAAAACATTGCCAAGATCTCAC AAGACATTGGCATCATCACTCCCTACAGGAAGCAG GTGGAGAAACTGCGAAAGGCCATCTTGAAATGTGATAAAGAGCTGAAAGACTGCAGGGACATTAACCTCCTGAAG GTGGGCTCAGTGGAGGAGTTTCAAGGACAGGAGAGAAGGGTGATCATTGTGTCGACTGTCCGCAGCAGCGGCGAATACCTTgaatcagatttctttttcaACATTGGTTTCCTTAAAAATGAAAAG AGGTTCAATGTTGCAGTGACACGAGCAAAGTCCCTGCTTATCGTTGTGGGAAATCCTGTCATTCTCAGCACAGATGCAACCTGGTGCAA ATTTATCGATTACTGCACTGAAGAGGGAGGATGCACTGGGTTCAAGCGCACCTCCGTAGAGGGCACAGAGGAGGTGGTGGCTCGGCTCATGGCCCTCCAAATCAATACAGAGGCTCAAG TGGAAACTGAGGAAAGTGCCATTCAGCAGTATGTGAACCCTGAATGGAGGAATGAGCAGTAA